The window CACTGTCTTCAAGGGTGACTCCCGCCTCATGACCACCATTATGAAGAACGGCAAACGCGCAGTGGGCACCAGAATGGACAACCCGCAGGTGCTGCAGACCGTTCTTGAAGAGGGGCAAGAGTTCCTCGCCAGAAACACCATTCTCGGCAACGAGTACCGCACGGCCTACTGGCCCATCCTCAACCAGATGGGGGAACCTGTGGGCATGTGGTTCATCGGGGCCCGCATGGACTCTCTCATCGCCACGGAAAACAACGTTACCCATTCCTCTCTCATCGTCATTGGCGGGCTTGTGCCGGTCATTCTCCTTCTGTCCTGGCTTATGGCGCGCAGTATCGCCAAACCCATTGCCGGAACCACGGCCTTTGCTTCCGCCGTTGCCGAAGGGCACCTTGACCGCACACTGGACGTGCATACCCACGACGAAATAGGGACTCTGGCAGACGCCTTGCGCACCATGGTGGTCACCCTCAAGGAAAAGATTCAGGAGGCGCAGGAAGAATCGCGTCATGCGGAAGAGGAAACCCGCAAGGCCCACATCGCCATGCAACAGGCTGAAGAAGCGCAGCGTCAGGCTGACAAGGCCAAACGTGAAGGCATGCTGCATGCGGCAGGCGATCTGGAAGAGATTGCCCACTCCCTCTCTTCCGCATCCGAGGAACTGTCCGCTCAGATCGAGCAATCCTCCAACGGCAGCAAAATGCAGAGCCAGCGCACCGGCGAAACCGCCGCCGCCATGGAACAGATGAACGCCTCCGTGCTGGAGGTGGCCCGCAATGCCGGGATGGCGGCAAGCATTGCCAGGCAGGCCAAGGAAAACGCCCTTTCCGGCACCCAGGTCATGGAGGCGGTGCTGAAGGCCATTGATGGCGTCCGCGCCCATTCGCAGGAGCTGGAACAGGGCATGAACAACCTCGGCAGCAGCGCGGAGAAAATCGGCGCCATCATGGACGTTATCTCAGACATCGCCGACCAGACCAACCTGCTTGCCCTGAACGCCGCCATTGAAGCAGCCCGCGCAGGCGATGCCGGTCGCGGCTTTGCCGTGGTGGCGGATGAAGTGCGCAAGCTGGCGGAAAAGACCATGCTGGCCACCAAGGAAGTGGGACAGACCATCACCGGCATCCAGCAGGGCACCAAACAGAACATCAATCAGGTAGCCAGCACTGTCACCCAGATTACCAGCGTTACCGAACGCGCCATGCAGGCGGAGCAGTCTCTCTCCGTCATCGCTTCGCTGGTTGATGACGTTTCCGATCAGGTAAACGGCATCGCCACAGCCTGTGAGCAGCAGTCCGCCGCATCGGAGCAGATCAACCACGCAGTGGAAGAGGTGAACACCATTTCGGGTGAAACCAGCACAGCCATGCATCAGTCCGCTCAGGCCGTTGTGGAGCTTGCCTCGCAGGCACAGCACCTGAAGGGAATTATCAGTAAGATACAGCAGGAAAACAGCTAAGGGGTTCATCATCCCATATGCAATAAAGAGGGCCGGAAGCGTGAAGCTTCCGGCCTTTGTTTTGTTGAAGAATGCCTCCGGCGGGCAGGGGGATAATCCCCCTGCACCCTGTAACTACCGATAGTAGTCCGGTTTTGTCGCCTCACCCGAGACCTGGAGGTGCCTCATTTTAGGGGTATAAGAATACAAAAAGGCCGGAAACTCACGCTTCCGGCCTTATACTTTCGATATCTCCCCGCAGTGTTATAACTCCCCCCTTTCAGGGTTTCCAAAGGGGGTTACCCCCTTTGGCCTGCGGAGCATTCTTACTCTTCTCTTGCTTCCCTCTCCACAACCCCGCCTACATGCCGTTGTAGCAAACGCGGTCGTCGTATTCCATCTGCTTGCCCTTATTCCACTGGGAAACAGGGCGGTAGTAGCCCACGATGCGGGTGTACACTTCCGCTTCGCTGCCGCAGGTGGGGCACTTTTCCTGTTCGCCCTGCAGGTACCCGTGGTCCTTGCAGATGGAGAAGGTGGGCGTGATGGAGATGTAGGGCATCTTGGTCTTGGAGAAGGCCTTTACGATGAACTTCTTCAGCGCCTTGTGGTCCGCCACGGCTTCGCCGAGGTAGGTATGGAACACGGTGCCGCCGGTGTAGAGCGGCTGCAGCTTGTCCTGATGCTCCAGCGCGGCGAACACGTCGTTGGTGTTGCCCACGGGCAGCGAGGTGGAGTTGGTGTAGTACGGCGTGCCGTTACCGGAAGCCTTGATGTCCTCGTAGAGCTTCTTGTCAATGCGGGCAAGGCGGTAGCTGGTGCCTTCCGCAGGCGTGGCTTCAAGGTTGTAAAGGTTGCCGGTCTCTTCCTGATAACGGGAGGTCAGGTCGCGCAGATGATTCAGCATGCGCTGCATGAGGCGGATGCCCGACTCGGTCTCAATACCCTTGCCCAGCAGGTTCAGACAGGCTTCATGCCCACCCACGAGCCCGATGGTGGAGAAGTGAGCGCGGAAGCCGTTCTTCAGGTACCGTGCGGACCACGGGAACATACCGCGGTCGAGGTTCTCCTGAATCAGCTTGCGCTTGAACTCCAGCGATTCCTTGGCCAGCTCCGCATACTCGGTAATCAGATCAAGGAAGTCCTCTTCCCCTTCGGAAAGATAGGCCAGCTTGGGCAGGTTCAGAGTAACCACGCCGATGGAACCGGTCAGGTCGCCCGCGCCGAACAGACCGCCGGTCTTCTTGCGCAGTTCGCGAAGGTCCATCTGCAGACGGCAGCACATGGAGCGCACGTCTTCGGGATTGAGATCGGAATTGATGAAATTCTGGAAGTAGGGAACCCCGTACTTTGCCGTAAGCTGCATGAGCAGGTCGCCAATCTCCGATTCCCACGGAAAATCCTTGGTTACGTTGTACGTGGGGATGGGGAAGGAGAAGATACGGCCGTCATGGTCGCCCGCCAGCATGACTTCAAGGAAGGCCTTGTTGATCATGGCCATTTCCTCGCCGTACTCGCCGTACGTGGAATCCTGATACTTGCCGGCGATGATGACGGGCTCGTTGGCAATGTGCTTGGGGGCCACGAGGTCCAGCGTCAGGTTGGTGAACGGGCTCTGCCCGCCCCAGCGCGACGTGGTGTTCAGATTGAAGATGAACTTCTGGATGGCCTGACGCACCTGCTTGTAGTTGAGGCCGTCGTTGCGCACGAAGGGAGCAAGATAGGTGTCCACGTTGTTGAACGCCTGCGCGCCCGCCCATTCGTTCTGCAGCGTGCCGAGGAAGTTGATCATCTGCCCCAGCGCGGTATCCATATGCTTGGCGGGACCGGCACTGGCGCGGCCTTCGAGATTGAAGCCTTCCAGCAACAGGTCGCGCAGACTCCAGCCCGCGCAGTAGCCTGCCAGACCGAAGGAAAGATCGTGAATATGGAAGTAGCCGTGCTCATGCGCCTGCCTGATTTCCACAGGATACTTTTCCAGCGCGTACTTGGCCTGCAGGGTGCCGGAAAGGTGAAGCATCAAGCCCTGGAAGGAATGCGTCATGTTCGCGTTCTCGTTAACGCGCCAGTCCGCCTTGTCCAGGTAGTTGTTGATGGTTTCCTTGATGTCCAGATAGGCCGCGGTCTGTTCACGCAACTGACGGCGCTGTTCGCGGTAGATGATATAGCGCTTGGCCACATGGTAGAGGCGGGACTCCATGAGCACCTGCTCTACCATATCCTGCACCTGTTCCTGCGGTGCTATTTCCGTGTCGGCAAGCTTCTGTTCCACTTTGCGCGCCATACGGCGGGCAAGAAGCGGATCCTTAATGCCGCTGGCCTTCAGGGCTTTCAGAATGGCTTGCGAAATCCGGTCGATGGACCAGGTTTCCAGACACCCGTCCCGTTTCAAAATCTGTTTCGGCATGGGATCTCCTCGGTGGTACGTAGCTCTGCAACTTCAAAGTAAACCCTTCGGGAACGTAGCTCCTCGCCTCCTCCACATCCTCGTCCGTCAGAATGGGAACACGGGTGAGACGGAACAGAAACGCCTGCGGATGCTTCTTCGCCATGGCAAAGATCGCTTCCAGATTGCGCTTGGCCTCATCCGGCTGCGTGGTGCCGCCGGTGAGCTGGGGATATTTGCGATACGGCCCCTTCACGTCCACAGCAAAGAGGTCCACAAGATTCTGTGCGAGCAGCGACTCTACCACCTCGGGGTGCATGCCGTTGGTATCGAGCTTAACGGGCATGTTCAGGGCGTGCATGTCGCGGATAAGATCATCCAGTCCGGCAACGGTGGTTGCCTCCCCGCCGGTGATGACCACGCCGTCAATCCAGCGCTGACGGGCTTTGAGATACCCCTCTATCTCATTGCGGGGATACAGGGGCATGGATTCGGAATGCCAGGCAAGCATGTAGTTGTGGCAGGTGGGGCAGCGCATGTTGCAGCCGCCGAGGAAAATCACACTGGAATTCATGCCGGGCCAGTCACACAGACTCACTCGTTCAAAGCCGAAGATGTTATCCCACGCAGATACCGACACAGTGTTTTTCCTTGTAGCCTGATGGGGTTGAGGCCATGTGTCAAAAACAGGGCCGACCTGTGACAGCCGGCTATTCGCACGCTCAACCCATTTAAATTGCAGATTATATTTGGCTAGATATTGTCTAGCAAAAATATAAAATTCCTTCTCTCACTAAAAATGGACTCTAGCCAATGGGGGATTTTTTGTACAGTCCCAGTCAGAGTGATTTGGGTTCTTGACAGGCGCAGAGGGCCGGAAGACCGGAGGAAATAAGGGGAAAAAAAATTCCCTTACGGGAAGTCGGAAAGGGGCCTAGACCTCTTTTCACAGGGAAAAAACTGTGGAAAACCCGCCCACATCGCATATGCTGCCGCAAAGGTGCAGGTTGGACTTTTTTTATCCCACACACACATTACATTTCAGCAAGTTACGCTGTGTAAAACAATGCATTGAAAATATACCGCAGCAAGACCTGCTGTGGAATAGTATGTGTATTTTTGCACAAGCTCCGCAACCTCCCAGCCTCCTGCAGCGTTTGTCAAAAGCCTTTGCACAGGATACATGAATACGCGGTGGCGAAGCGACGTCCCCACAGTCCGTGCTAGCTTCCGCCGAGCATATGCCAGCCAGCCGGACCACACAGACAGAGGGGCCCCGCCCCCCGTACAACAGCCAACTCACCGCCCCGGTGCAGGCAGGCACGCCCCTGCCCGCCAAGGCATAACCGGACAAGAGAGACGCCATGCGCACATTCATCTTTCTGCCCCCGCTCAAAGGCATGACAGGCGGTGTGGCCGTGCTGCATCAGGTTGCGCAGCACCTGCATTCCGGCGGCTTCACCGTGAGCGTTGTCCCCAGAGAAGCAGGCACCCCGCTGCCGGAAGGTGTTCCGGTCTGCCCATGGCAGGACCTTGCGCTCACTCCCGACGACCTCTGGCTGGTGCCGGAAGGCTGGGTCAACGCGCTCATGCCGGGCCTGCAGGCAAAGGCCCGCAACGTGGTGTATGTGCAAAACTGGTCGTACCTGCTCTCCGCACTGCCGGAAGGCGTGCACTGGCCGCAGCTGGACGTCTCCTTCCTGAATGTTTCCGAACCGGTTGCGTGGTTCACGCAGCAGGTCACGGGCCGTCAGGGCCCCATTCTGCGACCGGGAATTAATACCGCACTGTTCCATCCGGCCAGTGATGCCCCTGCCTCCGCCTCAGTTCCGGTCATTGCGTGGATGCCCCGCAAGAACAAGGCGCTGGCCGTGCGCATCCGCGAGACTTTCGAGGCCCGCCGCGCTCTGCTCGGCAAGCAGCCCGCCCGCTGGGTGGAAATTCATGGCATGTCGCCGCAACAGGTTGCCGAAGCCCTGCGCAGTGCCCATATTTTTCTTGCGACCGGCTTTCCGGAAGGCTGCCCCCTGCCCCCGCTGGAAGCGCTTGCCTCAGGCTGTATCGTGACGGGCTTCTCCGGCATGGGCGGCTGGGACTACATGCGGCAGGCCATGCCCCCCGAACTGGGCGGCCATGCCCCATGGTGGCCCCAGCGTGAGGTTCCGTGGCAGGGCAATTCGCTGATCGTGGCCGATGCCGATGTGGCCGCCGCAGCCAACGGACTGGAGCTTACCGCCGGATGGCTGGAAAGCGGAGCGCCGGAGCTGATGGCGTTACGGCAGAACAGCGCCGCCACGGTGGCGGCGTATACTGTGGAAAAGCAGCGCGAGGCTGTACTGGGATTGTGGCGGGAGGCGGAGAATAAAAAGATCTTTTAGGGGCGGGAGGAGAGCAAGAGGCCCGTTCTGGCCTGAACAGGCTTGCACCGACTTGGAGAAGCCCTGTTTTGATATGCCCGTTGTGCCTCCGGCGGGGAGAGCGGGGCCGCCAACGCGCGGCCCCCTCTCCACTCCCCCCGCGCTTTTTTGCTTATGGCAGACCGTGCCTTTGGCACCATCTTCCGCTGACTGCCACTCCCGCCACCTTCGACCTTTGCAATCGTCTCGGATGGGAGTATCCGGTCATCTGACATCCGCACCCTCAACGGCAAAGGTCTGCGGTTTGCCCAGTGAATGCTCTCGCTTTCTCCTGCCAGAAAGCAAAGCGCTTCCAACCGACAGTAAGGTCTGTTGTAAACAGCCCAGAACGACACCTGAAAATTGCCTAAGAATACATGGAAGAACATCACCTGCCGAAAGTCATTCCTGACGTGGATGAATGTGCTTGAAATACCTACAGGCCGATTGCATGCGCTTCGCATGCTGGCGGGACTCAATGCCCAGTCAACGCAACAGCAGGGGCGAGGCAGGGAGAGTCCAGAGAGGGCCTTGCTGAGGGGCGGCACGCCCCGGCTGAGGCCCTCTCTGGTCCCGCGGAAGTTTTAGCCGTTGGCGAATCTTCGAGCCCTACGGATAAAGACAGCAGAGCAGCGGCAACGGGCTGACCTTTTCAAGACTCCATGTAGTCAGTGATAATCTACCCAAGTTACAACCAACCATCTTATCAATTCACAATACAACCATGTCCAAAAAGAAAAACACACTCCCCGCTCCAGAACCCGAATCCCTGAACCTGCCGCGCACTGGCGTGGAATCCCACGCCCATCTCGACCTTTCCGCCTTTGCCGAAGACCTGCCGCAGGTGCTGGAGCGCGCCCGCAGATCCGGCGTGCGCCACATGGGCAACGTGTTCCTCGGACCGGAACCATATCTCGCCAACCGCGACCTCTTTGCAGACAGTGACGATGTCTTCTTCCTGCTCGGCCTGCACCCCTGCGATGCGGACAAGTGCACACCCGACGCCGTTGCCGCCATGAAGGAAGCCTTTCTGAACGATCCGCGCCTCAAGGCCGTGGGCGAAATCGGCCTCGACTACTACTGGGACGACCATCCGCGCGAACTCCAGCAGCATGCCTTCTGCATGCAGCTGGCCATGGCCCGCGAGCTGGACCGCCCCATCGTCATCCACTCCAGAGACTCCAATGACGATGTCCTGCGCATTCTGGAAGAGCGCGGCTTCAAGGATTATCCCGTGCTCTGGCATTGCTTCGGCGCAGACATGGCCCTTGCCGAACGCATTGTCGCCAACGGTTGGCACATCTCCATTCCCGGTCCCGTGAGCTATCCCAAGAATGTGGAACTGCGCGAGGCGCTTTCCGTCATCCCCGAAGACCGCATCATGCTGGAAACGGACTGTCCCTACCTTTCGCCCCAGCAGTACCGCGGCAAGCGCAACGAACCAGCCTATCTGGTCTTCACCGCAGAAGCCGTGGCCAGGGAACTGGAAATGCCTGTTGAAGAACTCTGGACCCGCTGCGGCGATAACGCCATCCGCTTCTTCGGTCTGGAATAGTCTCCGACCAGACCTGTCAGGCCATACCCATGACCGACCACCCCGCAAACAAAACCTTTCGCCTCCCCGCACTATCCGACGGGGAGCGGGAGGCATTGCTCGAAACGGGCATCTGCCTGTGCAATCAGGGCAGATGGCTGGAAAGTCACGAAGCCTTCGAGATGCTCTGGCGAACGGAAGCAGCGCCCCACCGCGATGTGTACAAGGCCATGGTACAGATCGTAGCCGCCCTGCACCATGCGAAGCTGGGAAACTTCCGAGGCGCCAACCGTCTTTTTGGCAGGGCGTGGGAGTTACTGGCCCCCCATGTCGCAGTGGACTGCTCCCCTGCGGGAATTGATCTCTCAGCCGTGGCACAATGGCTGCGCCCCGTAGTGCAAAACCGCAAGGAACACCCTTCAGGGATGGATTTCACAACTTTTTATGATACAGTGCCCTTAACGCTTGCCCGCTGTCCGTTGTAGCGGAACCAGAGGACACGCCGCCCCCGTTCAACGCCACCTTCGTCAACTTATAATTAGCTGTGTTTTTCAGACGTGGTACATCTGTGGAACATAGGCCTGACAGGCTATTCTTACGCGGGAGAAGTACATGAAAAGAATATTCATCGCAGAAGACGATATCGTCACGCGCACACTCATATCTGAACAGGTAAAATCCTTCGGATACACGGTCACGGCATTCGAGGACGGCATCTCGGTTTTCGAGGCGCTCAGCAACAACCCGGACAGCGCAGACCTGCTCATCACGGACGTACGCATGCCCGGCATGGACGGCATCGAACTCATCGCCAAACTGCGCAAGCTGGACAAGTTTGCCAAATTCCCCATCATCATCATGTCCGGCGTGGTCGGTGTGAAGGATATCTCGGACCTGCTCAAGAACGGCGCAAGCCGGTTCCTTGCCAAGCCCATTGATCCTCTGGACCTGAACGAGAACATCAGCAAGGCACTTTCCGTGCCCCACTACTGCTGAAAAACCGCCGATCAGTCCCTGCGGCCCGATTCCATTCGGGCAAGATGGCGGATGCGCTCCACAACAGGCGGGTGTGAGTAGTGCAGAAACACCGCAAAGGGGTGCGGCGTAAGGTTGGAAAGATTCGATAGGGAAAGACGTTTCAGGGCGGAGGCCAATGCCTCCGCCTTTTTCGTGCTCTCTGCGGCAAAGGCGTCTGCCTCGAATTCATAGGCACGCGAACGCATGTTCGCCCACAACCCCATGATCAGGGAAACCGGCGCGTACAGAAACCCGAAAAAGACAATACCCGCGTGCGTGCTCATGCGCTCCATGCCGAACGCATCAAACATGGGCCCGTATCCGAGCACAAAGGACAAGAGAAGAAACGTCACGCCCGTCTGGATAATGCCGGAAAACATCATGCGGTGCACATGGCGCAACTTGCAGTGCCCCACCTCATGCGCCACCACGCCCACGACCTCCTCTTCCGTCATGGAGT is drawn from Desulfovibrio mangrovi and contains these coding sequences:
- a CDS encoding ribonucleoside triphosphate reductase → MPKQILKRDGCLETWSIDRISQAILKALKASGIKDPLLARRMARKVEQKLADTEIAPQEQVQDMVEQVLMESRLYHVAKRYIIYREQRRQLREQTAAYLDIKETINNYLDKADWRVNENANMTHSFQGLMLHLSGTLQAKYALEKYPVEIRQAHEHGYFHIHDLSFGLAGYCAGWSLRDLLLEGFNLEGRASAGPAKHMDTALGQMINFLGTLQNEWAGAQAFNNVDTYLAPFVRNDGLNYKQVRQAIQKFIFNLNTTSRWGGQSPFTNLTLDLVAPKHIANEPVIIAGKYQDSTYGEYGEEMAMINKAFLEVMLAGDHDGRIFSFPIPTYNVTKDFPWESEIGDLLMQLTAKYGVPYFQNFINSDLNPEDVRSMCCRLQMDLRELRKKTGGLFGAGDLTGSIGVVTLNLPKLAYLSEGEEDFLDLITEYAELAKESLEFKRKLIQENLDRGMFPWSARYLKNGFRAHFSTIGLVGGHEACLNLLGKGIETESGIRLMQRMLNHLRDLTSRYQEETGNLYNLEATPAEGTSYRLARIDKKLYEDIKASGNGTPYYTNSTSLPVGNTNDVFAALEHQDKLQPLYTGGTVFHTYLGEAVADHKALKKFIVKAFSKTKMPYISITPTFSICKDHGYLQGEQEKCPTCGSEAEVYTRIVGYYRPVSQWNKGKQMEYDDRVCYNGM
- a CDS encoding DUF309 domain-containing protein, translated to MTDHPANKTFRLPALSDGEREALLETGICLCNQGRWLESHEAFEMLWRTEAAPHRDVYKAMVQIVAALHHAKLGNFRGANRLFGRAWELLAPHVAVDCSPAGIDLSAVAQWLRPVVQNRKEHPSGMDFTTFYDTVPLTLARCPL
- a CDS encoding TatD family hydrolase, with product MSKKKNTLPAPEPESLNLPRTGVESHAHLDLSAFAEDLPQVLERARRSGVRHMGNVFLGPEPYLANRDLFADSDDVFFLLGLHPCDADKCTPDAVAAMKEAFLNDPRLKAVGEIGLDYYWDDHPRELQQHAFCMQLAMARELDRPIVIHSRDSNDDVLRILEERGFKDYPVLWHCFGADMALAERIVANGWHISIPGPVSYPKNVELREALSVIPEDRIMLETDCPYLSPQQYRGKRNEPAYLVFTAEAVARELEMPVEELWTRCGDNAIRFFGLE
- a CDS encoding methyl-accepting chemotaxis protein; protein product: MKLRIMHKLLGLSLGITLAVTVSIFFTIEFYMHRGFSEESEKNIRSMKKVVAQHISSSILHTEESAQLLAEDDTLITALASHDAASLRAYLTRHMAEAGLDFATITDDKGIVITRGHSDKSGDSIRNQDTVMRALEGESTGGVVAGSVIPFSIRASTPVRHEGRIIGTISIGKSLSTERFVDNIKAFTDLEVTVFKGDSRLMTTIMKNGKRAVGTRMDNPQVLQTVLEEGQEFLARNTILGNEYRTAYWPILNQMGEPVGMWFIGARMDSLIATENNVTHSSLIVIGGLVPVILLLSWLMARSIAKPIAGTTAFASAVAEGHLDRTLDVHTHDEIGTLADALRTMVVTLKEKIQEAQEESRHAEEETRKAHIAMQQAEEAQRQADKAKREGMLHAAGDLEEIAHSLSSASEELSAQIEQSSNGSKMQSQRTGETAAAMEQMNASVLEVARNAGMAASIARQAKENALSGTQVMEAVLKAIDGVRAHSQELEQGMNNLGSSAEKIGAIMDVISDIADQTNLLALNAAIEAARAGDAGRGFAVVADEVRKLAEKTMLATKEVGQTITGIQQGTKQNINQVASTVTQITSVTERAMQAEQSLSVIASLVDDVSDQVNGIATACEQQSAASEQINHAVEEVNTISGETSTAMHQSAQAVVELASQAQHLKGIISKIQQENS
- a CDS encoding glycosyltransferase family 1 protein, which translates into the protein MRTFIFLPPLKGMTGGVAVLHQVAQHLHSGGFTVSVVPREAGTPLPEGVPVCPWQDLALTPDDLWLVPEGWVNALMPGLQAKARNVVYVQNWSYLLSALPEGVHWPQLDVSFLNVSEPVAWFTQQVTGRQGPILRPGINTALFHPASDAPASASVPVIAWMPRKNKALAVRIRETFEARRALLGKQPARWVEIHGMSPQQVAEALRSAHIFLATGFPEGCPLPPLEALASGCIVTGFSGMGGWDYMRQAMPPELGGHAPWWPQREVPWQGNSLIVADADVAAAANGLELTAGWLESGAPELMALRQNSAATVAAYTVEKQREAVLGLWREAENKKIF
- a CDS encoding anaerobic ribonucleoside-triphosphate reductase activating protein encodes the protein MSVSAWDNIFGFERVSLCDWPGMNSSVIFLGGCNMRCPTCHNYMLAWHSESMPLYPRNEIEGYLKARQRWIDGVVITGGEATTVAGLDDLIRDMHALNMPVKLDTNGMHPEVVESLLAQNLVDLFAVDVKGPYRKYPQLTGGTTQPDEAKRNLEAIFAMAKKHPQAFLFRLTRVPILTDEDVEEARSYVPEGFTLKLQSYVPPRRSHAETDFETGRVSGNLVHRPDFASHSESPEGQRH
- a CDS encoding response regulator, which gives rise to MKRIFIAEDDIVTRTLISEQVKSFGYTVTAFEDGISVFEALSNNPDSADLLITDVRMPGMDGIELIAKLRKLDKFAKFPIIIMSGVVGVKDISDLLKNGASRFLAKPIDPLDLNENISKALSVPHYC